The window tatcgaaaaaataatgaaatttttacttCTGAATTTTCTTCGTATCTTTATACTAAAGTAGTTAGCACAGTCTTGTGATTTAATCTTTTTCATAGGTACTCTGAATGCTTTATCTGATGGAATGCACTTTGGATGGACAGCTCCAACTATACCAATTCTAGAGAGAGAAGATAGCCCAATCAAATTGACGAAGAATGACATCATATATCTCGAAGTTTTTTATGTTACATTTGGTATTGTTGGACTTCCAATCACAATTTTTCTAGCTGATAAGATCGGAAGGCAGAAATCTGTTATTGTGGCTTCTTCAACGAGTCTATTCGCATGGGTGCTAATAGGTGAATCAgttgttatttattaataaaaaaacatattgTAAATAGAAATATGATTGGTTCTTTTATTGTATATGTGTTAATTTTCAATAAGCTGACATTTAGATTAATTTCAGGCATTGGTGATAGAGTGGAGTATTTCATTGTTGCGAGATGTTTGGTTGGAGTAGCAGCAGATGTAGCATTCGTTTGTTCTCCGATGTACATAGCAGAGATATCCCACCAAAAAATAAGAGGATTTCTAGCAGGCGTCATATACACGATGGTACTCATTGGCGTGCTCACTATATACACTATAGCACCTTACACATCTATAAGAGTGCCACCACTTGTAGGAGGTGGCGTGATTTTAATCCAACTGGCTGTCTTTCCATTCATGCCCGAGTCGCCTTATTATCACCTCTACAAAAATAACAGAATCTCTGCGGAAAAATCACTGCAAAGACTCAGAGGCAAAGAAGACGTTGAAGATGAACTTGAAGAGATCTCAGCAGCTATAAACAGACAGAAGATGGAGAGAGGAAGAATGTTTGATCTGTTCCTCATCGGAAGCAACAGGAAGGCTATAATTATAATGATATTCCTCAACTGTATACAGAATATGGTAGGATTCGCCGCAATTCTCATGAACCTTCACGAGATACTCATTGAGGCTGGAGCAACATATCTGGACtcaaatatttctgcaatcGTTTTCGCTGCGACGATGGTTGCAGCATCTTTAACTGGCATGGTAACTGTAGATAAATTCGGACGCAAGATGCTGTATGGAATTTCGTGCGTTATGTCTggaatttttctattgatcaTAGCGATTTTTTACCATTTGAAACATGCTGGTTACGATGTCCTTGTAGTGGCATGGATTCCTCTAGTTTTCATAATGTTATTCGCTGCTGTTTTTAAATTTGGGATTGGTATCATACCCATAGTGATGACTGCCGAACTCTTTCCTGCTAGAGTTAAAGCTCTTGGTATGACTGCTGCTGATGGTGTCTATGTTACTTTTGCTAGTCTCTCGTTGTTTATCTACCAAGAATTAAATAATTCTGTGGGATTGCATATGTCGTTTTATTTGTTTTCTTTCGTGGCGTTCAGCGGTCTGATCTTCAATGCGTTCCTGTTACCAGAAACAAAGAATAAAACATTAGAGGAAATACAAATTATGTTGAAGAgttaatattatttcattttaaactCATAGAGAATAGATGTTATTTGTAAGTTATTTTATGTGATAATTCTTATTGTATCTATTTATTGTATCAATTGTGTTGTATTTTGCTATTATCAATAGGCAAAGGATCTTTTTATACTGACCATTCTAATCGAATAAATTCATAATAGAATTACTATTAAGCTGATATCCATAGGAATTTATTGAATcaatgagttacttgaaatttAAGTTAATTTTATATCAGTTAAATGTATCAAGCATTCTCAATGCAATTATGTATGGTAATAAATCATTTTATGGAGTTTGTTTTCTTTGTTGACTATCTTTGATTATTTCCAAAATGAAAAGAGCACTCATGTGAACAATTAAACAAAAGCTAAAAAGCTGCTTAGGACAAGTCGGTGTTTTCGTCACtattgaatcaataattgtttatttcgatattcttttcgtgtttttttttattcttatgaAGCTATTGggaagaaataatcaaaaaaagcTCGAAATTGGTATTCTTTATAAACaagcaaaatttcaattgagttGGATCCTAGATTGGATCAATTGtcactaattctttttttaggcattcttcttgaattttccattgTACTGATGATGATGTGATCACATCGAATTTTGTCATGGAGCTTTAAAGTATTATTTTATGttaacacccaaaatctcaactctgccAGTTTTGTGGTCCCGgaaatattagaaatattttttagatatctaaaatactggtgtgttcactgattagattttgtttgagatgtctaaaaacaaCTTCTCACTCACTTTTGGAGAACCCTAAGACCAAGttggcgacttttgaagggatCAGCCTACTTGGATTTTAATTGaggttttttcaatgttttgaggttgaatcaataataaagtacttttgacagaacaaatgaaaattttgaaatgatgctgTTGATTAgtcaattctttgtatagcACCACATTcagaaatcaaaggaaaaagagACCCATGCCGAGCGCCAGATTCATATTAAAtgaaatctaatcagtgaatacaCCAGTAGTTTGAACCTATTATTCCAATCTAATTTTGGCAACTCGGCTCGGCATGGGTATTTTTTCCCTCTTCTTTCTTAAAGAGGCTCTATACAAATAATTGACCAAACAAcggcatcattttaaaattttcattttttctatcaAAAGTCGTTGATCTTGTTATTATCGTTGATTCAACCTCAAAACAcaacattgacagaaagacgccataagaaacgatgcgAAAATCAAGTAAAGAAgaaccaataccattaaaatccaagaatgttGGTCCCTTCAAAAATCGCCAAtttaatcttaaggtttttcaagaatgagtgagcacaccagtgtttcAGACATTTTAATAGTGATCTTGAATAGTTTTAGTTATACGaacaacttgaaatttttcaagaagattgaaattgtcattctacatctaAGTGCAGTGAATTTCAACTGGATCGAATATATAcgaaattaacagaaaaaacaaaattttctatctTCTCTATTTTTCCtgagattttttctcgaaacctattttcaacaaaatataaatttttagtTCATAGCATATTTCTCAAGAAATgtacttttttgttattacagatttttctttttatttaaaagAGGTTAAGTAAAAGTAGCTATGCTGAACTTTActcttgatatgtatttttttttcttcaataaaggcaatttatcattattatttgtatgTCAGCTGCATTATTTTCAAAGAAGACATGTTCCAAGTTTTATATCAATTTCATGTAGTAATGACATTTAAAATCCACGAGAAAGCTAATAAAATGTGGTCACAACACAAACATATGCCTTCATTTAAATGGTCATCAACTATTTCTAAATTACAATTCTGGTTCACTGATCACATGTGTTTTAATTAATCTCCATAACCTAAGTCTTCCAATAAACAACGTAAAAATCTGCTTGATGGAAACTGATGACTTTCATCAATTAACAAACACTAATTCCCTTGTCTGTTCTTAAATCCAGTCAATCAACCGTTACACATACGGGTCATTTCAAATTCGTCACCACGTCAAAACAATGTTTCCAGTTaagaacctgtatattgaatgaTCTACAAATATAATTGTTATGATGTTAATAAACTTGATGGCTGCTCTTCGATGGACAGTGAAGTAGAAGTACTCCTGAAGTTGATTCAAGAGTGGAAACTATTCTATTCTCGATTCCCACAGTCTATTCCGGTTATTCCAGTGGCGTATCATTTTGATAAGTAGGAcatgaaagaaataaattgtaTTTTACCAAAACTCGTATGAATTAAAATCCTCTATGGTAGCCATGAACATTCTACAGCTAGGAAAATAACATAGGTtcattaatatttatatattaagattaattaatataatttttgaaggaaatgatAAACAAAATACAGGAAGACAATTCAAATTATCTCGAAgagaaaaattcaatgagtGTTATTTATGGGTCCAGCTataaaatttattgaagaaaaccaATAATATTGAAGAAAGGAGTTTTTCAGGAAAATTTAGCCACCATTTCGAAAAAACGAGAATATTTTACTTGTTCAACATATTATGACCCGAATAAACCTGAAAAGAGTACTGAATTTTAATTGCTCTCGTGATcaattctgtattttttttgcAGTATTTTTCGGTCTATTATTTCacagaaatttcgaattaatcGCTCAAtggaaaccatagaaaattcaatcaaaatatcaaataaacatacctaatatttcagtggcaaaaatacaatacaaacaatacaatttaaaatggttataatggcaacactgtgtattattttttgacatttcatatgtcatttgtattcagtaggttatgccatttaattaCAGAAAGATACtagcttcaacaacgtttaaaaATTGATAGAATATTTTATCAACATCAGTGTTCATATGTgaatactaaaaaaaattcaagaagcatGGATGACATCATTC is drawn from Harmonia axyridis chromosome 7, icHarAxyr1.1, whole genome shotgun sequence and contains these coding sequences:
- the LOC123684117 gene encoding facilitated trehalose transporter Tret1-like, whose protein sequence is MSQENLFSLLKENSPQLIAVFFGTLNALSDGMHFGWTAPTIPILEREDSPIKLTKNDIIYLEVFYVTFGIVGLPITIFLADKIGRQKSVIVASSTSLFAWVLIGIGDRVEYFIVARCLVGVAADVAFVCSPMYIAEISHQKIRGFLAGVIYTMVLIGVLTIYTIAPYTSIRVPPLVGGGVILIQLAVFPFMPESPYYHLYKNNRISAEKSLQRLRGKEDVEDELEEISAAINRQKMERGRMFDLFLIGSNRKAIIIMIFLNCIQNMVGFAAILMNLHEILIEAGATYLDSNISAIVFAATMVAASLTGMVTVDKFGRKMLYGISCVMSGIFLLIIAIFYHLKHAGYDVLVVAWIPLVFIMLFAAVFKFGIGIIPIVMTAELFPARVKALGMTAADGVYVTFASLSLFIYQELNNSVGLHMSFYLFSFVAFSGLIFNAFLLPETKNKTLEEIQIMLKS